A section of the Acidobacterium capsulatum ATCC 51196 genome encodes:
- a CDS encoding ParA family protein, translating to MSKVLAVVNQKGGVGKTTTAINLSAALALEGLPTLLIDCDPQANSSGGLGIARDDERKSTYDVLIGECTLEEATLPTEIPTLSVVPSSKNLIGANVELIQQEQRAFKMKQALDAVREKYTYILLDCPPALDLLTLNSLVAADGLLVPMQAEYFALEGISELMHTLERVREAFNEKLQIEGVLLTMYDDRTNLAQQVTENLRGFFQEKLFQTTIPRNVRLAEAPSYGKPVALYDPRSRGAETYQALALELLGRHGIESPAAKEREKAAKANKDRPAIRFWPYSK from the coding sequence ATGAGTAAGGTTCTAGCCGTCGTCAATCAGAAGGGTGGGGTCGGAAAAACCACCACCGCGATTAACCTTTCCGCAGCTTTGGCGCTGGAGGGTTTGCCCACGCTTCTTATCGATTGCGACCCCCAGGCCAACTCCAGCGGCGGGCTCGGCATTGCCCGCGATGACGAGCGGAAGAGCACCTATGATGTGCTGATTGGCGAGTGCACGCTGGAAGAAGCTACGCTCCCGACGGAGATTCCCACGCTGTCGGTGGTTCCTTCGAGCAAAAACCTGATTGGGGCCAATGTTGAGCTGATTCAGCAGGAGCAGCGGGCCTTCAAGATGAAGCAGGCGCTCGATGCAGTGCGCGAAAAGTACACCTATATATTGCTGGATTGCCCTCCGGCGCTGGACCTGCTGACGCTCAATTCGCTGGTGGCGGCCGATGGGCTGCTGGTCCCCATGCAGGCGGAGTATTTTGCGCTCGAAGGCATCAGTGAGCTGATGCACACGCTGGAGCGGGTGCGCGAAGCCTTCAATGAGAAGCTGCAGATCGAGGGCGTGCTGCTCACCATGTATGACGACCGCACCAATCTGGCGCAGCAGGTGACGGAGAATCTGCGCGGCTTCTTTCAGGAGAAGCTGTTTCAGACGACGATTCCGCGCAATGTGCGTCTGGCAGAAGCGCCGAGCTACGGCAAGCCAGTGGCGCTGTATGATCCGCGCTCCAGAGGGGCAGAGACTTACCAGGCTCTGGCATTGGAGCTGCTGGGGCGGCACGGCATCGAAAGCCCGGCAGCGAAGGAACGCGAGAAGGCCGCCAAGGCAAACAAGGATCGCCCGGCCATTCGCTTCTGGCCATATTCAAAGTAA
- a CDS encoding ParB/RepB/Spo0J family partition protein, with amino-acid sequence MTAPDQAKDSAKRRALGKGLESLLPRVQAKAEPEAPKAGITAPVFEVGKPREIPVGEIERNPWQTRTHFDEEQLAELTASITATGVVQPILVRTLPTGRFQLIAGERRWLASQRAGKETIPAILRQVTDQQAMEMTIVENLQRTDLNPMEQARAYERLGREFQMTQEQMAKRTGKDRASVSNFLRLLKLPGEVQAKVESGDLSFGHARTLLALEDPESIQKAAQKVLALSMSVRQTESYVQGILHPERKQAKGGEEKKPAIDPNVREAQDQMQRALGLRVRIEDKKGRGRVIIEYSGLEDFDALLEMLTK; translated from the coding sequence ATGACCGCACCCGATCAAGCTAAAGACAGTGCCAAGCGCCGCGCGCTCGGCAAGGGACTCGAATCGCTGCTGCCCCGCGTGCAGGCGAAGGCCGAACCGGAGGCTCCCAAGGCCGGCATCACCGCGCCGGTGTTTGAGGTGGGCAAGCCGCGCGAGATTCCGGTGGGGGAGATTGAGCGCAATCCCTGGCAGACGCGCACCCACTTTGACGAGGAGCAACTGGCTGAGCTGACGGCGTCGATTACGGCAACGGGGGTGGTGCAGCCGATTCTGGTGCGGACGCTGCCGACGGGGCGCTTTCAACTGATTGCCGGCGAGCGGCGCTGGCTGGCCTCGCAGCGCGCGGGCAAAGAGACGATTCCGGCGATTTTGCGGCAGGTGACCGACCAGCAGGCGATGGAGATGACCATCGTCGAGAACCTGCAGCGCACCGATCTGAATCCCATGGAACAGGCCCGCGCGTATGAGCGGCTGGGCCGCGAATTTCAGATGACGCAGGAGCAGATGGCCAAGCGCACGGGCAAGGATCGCGCCTCGGTCTCGAACTTTCTGCGGCTGCTGAAGCTCCCCGGGGAGGTGCAGGCCAAAGTGGAGTCCGGCGATTTGAGCTTTGGGCATGCGCGCACGCTGCTGGCGCTCGAAGATCCGGAGTCGATTCAGAAGGCGGCGCAAAAGGTGCTGGCGCTCTCGATGTCGGTGCGGCAGACGGAGAGCTATGTGCAGGGCATTTTGCATCCTGAGCGCAAGCAGGCGAAAGGCGGCGAAGAGAAGAAGCCAGCCATTGATCCGAATGTACGCGAGGCGCAGGACCAGATGCAGCGGGCGCTCGGGCTCAGGGTTCGCATTGAGGACAAGAAGGGCCGCGGGCGCGTGATCATTGAGTATTCGGGCCTGGAAGACTTCGATGCCCTGCTCGAAATGCTGACGAAATAG
- the mnmE gene encoding tRNA uridine-5-carboxymethylaminomethyl(34) synthesis GTPase MnmE yields the protein MHPIQPHPQLAEVENLAHETIVAISTPPGRGGIGIVRLSGPRAVPMAEALVRLRHPLQHASARFAEIYEPSAPGEPAAEGTSEAPRKLDEAVVTCFQAPRSYTGEDLVEIAAHGSPVVLQMLVRAALAQGARLARPGEFTERAFLSGRLDLTQAEAVRDLIDAQTLYQARVAAEQMGGALSRRVQPAKQQLVELIALLEAGIDFAEDDVDVTPNAQILTRIDAMQPILESLHRSFARGRLVHSGLTLAIVGRPNVGKSSLFNRLVERERAIVTAMPGTTRDLVSERVSLGGIPLELVDTAGLREGADEAETIGIQKSREALADAHLVMLVVEGNTPLSEEEQALAASLAGRRALLVRNKSDLVQQKSLLDTQPEALFASPPEASSEKESETVTNIRAVSTSALTGEGIAGLRETLLQMMQAEGMGSESGMLTSLRHHEAVSAALAALGKARAAAQAGIPHEMVLLDLYEALRQLDSLTGETTADDILNRIFSTFCIGK from the coding sequence ATGCATCCGATTCAACCGCATCCTCAGCTTGCGGAAGTGGAGAACCTGGCCCACGAAACCATCGTGGCCATCTCCACGCCGCCGGGCCGCGGAGGCATCGGCATCGTGCGCCTCTCGGGTCCGCGAGCCGTGCCCATGGCCGAGGCTTTGGTGCGCCTGCGCCATCCGCTGCAGCATGCCTCTGCAAGATTCGCTGAGATCTATGAGCCGTCAGCCCCGGGCGAGCCGGCAGCCGAAGGCACGTCGGAAGCACCCCGCAAGCTCGACGAAGCCGTGGTCACATGCTTTCAGGCACCGCGCTCCTACACCGGCGAAGACCTCGTTGAGATTGCCGCCCACGGCTCCCCCGTCGTGCTGCAGATGCTCGTGCGCGCCGCTCTCGCGCAAGGTGCGCGGCTGGCCCGCCCCGGCGAATTCACTGAGCGCGCCTTTCTCTCCGGCCGCCTCGACCTCACGCAGGCCGAGGCCGTGCGCGACTTGATCGATGCGCAAACCCTCTATCAGGCGCGCGTCGCCGCCGAGCAGATGGGCGGCGCACTCTCGCGCCGCGTGCAACCGGCCAAGCAGCAGCTCGTCGAACTGATCGCGCTGCTCGAAGCCGGTATCGACTTTGCCGAAGACGATGTAGACGTCACGCCCAATGCGCAGATCCTCACGCGCATCGATGCGATGCAGCCCATACTTGAATCTCTTCATCGCTCCTTCGCGCGCGGCCGTCTCGTGCACTCCGGGCTCACGCTGGCGATTGTGGGCCGGCCCAACGTGGGCAAGTCCTCGCTCTTCAATCGTCTCGTCGAGCGCGAGCGCGCCATCGTCACCGCGATGCCCGGCACCACGCGCGACCTGGTGAGCGAGCGCGTTTCGCTCGGCGGCATTCCACTCGAACTGGTGGATACCGCCGGTCTGCGCGAAGGCGCGGATGAGGCCGAAACCATCGGCATTCAAAAATCGCGCGAGGCTCTGGCCGATGCCCACCTCGTGATGCTGGTCGTCGAGGGCAACACTCCGCTCAGTGAAGAAGAGCAGGCGCTGGCCGCATCGCTGGCGGGCCGCCGCGCCCTGCTGGTGCGCAACAAGAGCGATCTGGTGCAGCAAAAATCGCTTCTGGATACGCAGCCGGAAGCGCTATTTGCCTCGCCGCCGGAGGCGTCTTCTGAGAAAGAATCAGAGACAGTTACAAATATCCGCGCCGTCTCCACCTCCGCACTCACCGGCGAGGGAATCGCCGGGCTGCGCGAAACATTGCTCCAGATGATGCAGGCCGAGGGCATGGGCAGCGAGTCTGGCATGCTCACCTCGCTGCGCCATCATGAAGCGGTGTCTGCCGCGCTGGCCGCGCTCGGCAAGGCGCGCGCCGCGGCCCAGGCTGGCATTCCGCACGAGATGGTACTGCTCGATCTCTACGAAGCCCTGCGCCAGCTCGACTCACTCACCGGAGAAACCACCGCCGACGACATCCTGAACCGCATCTTCTCCACCTTCTGCATTGGAAAATAA
- a CDS encoding protein jag: MPIEDYQGAAQTIASFLKMLTTQGGLRLKYRITAGAGAADPHGLEAREIYVELAGPDASLLTQRGGELLRALEHVAAKMIRLENEEHDRVSFDSNNFKALRAQELKLAAQTAAERVRETGQPYAFAAMSSRERRMLHLALRDYEDLETSSSGEGLNRFVVAYPKGYDHHKFAPRVPAVRGGGRGRR, encoded by the coding sequence ATGCCGATCGAAGATTATCAGGGAGCGGCGCAGACCATCGCTTCCTTCCTCAAAATGCTCACCACCCAGGGCGGACTTCGGCTGAAGTACCGCATCACCGCCGGCGCGGGCGCCGCTGATCCGCACGGCCTTGAGGCCCGCGAGATTTACGTCGAGCTGGCCGGTCCCGATGCTTCACTGCTCACCCAGCGTGGCGGCGAACTGCTGCGCGCCCTCGAGCACGTCGCGGCCAAGATGATCCGGCTTGAAAACGAGGAGCACGACCGCGTCTCCTTCGACTCGAACAACTTCAAGGCCCTGCGCGCGCAGGAGCTGAAACTCGCTGCCCAGACCGCCGCCGAGCGCGTGCGTGAGACCGGCCAGCCCTATGCCTTTGCCGCCATGAGTTCGCGCGAGCGCCGCATGCTGCACCTGGCGCTGCGCGATTATGAGGATCTAGAGACCTCATCGAGCGGCGAGGGTCTGAACCGCTTTGTGGTCGCTTATCCCAAAGGCTATGACCATCACAAGTTCGCTCCGCGTGTGCCGGCCGTGCGCGGCGGTGGACGCGGCCGCCGCTAG
- a CDS encoding lysophospholipid acyltransferase family protein encodes MSTQTLAPRPEKLSLGERIANVALRAPAILGATAFFGSLSLLASLVEKDGKWQHRIAQRWARACVAASGGRLTVLHGERLKPQVAVYACNHLSYMDTPVIFSTLPFQFRIVARHDLWKLPFIGWHLERSGQVPVNVDNPRASIASLSSAVRTLKSGMPLFIFPEGGRTRDGHLAPFLNGPAFMAIRAQVPIVPMALIGTHELLPIHAGQLHAVPVTLVVGEPIETSGYSMKQVNELTARLYAAIADLYYGHTYLPRPAVESPVLQEATESHN; translated from the coding sequence ATGAGCACGCAAACGCTGGCCCCCCGCCCGGAAAAACTCTCCCTGGGAGAGCGCATCGCGAATGTGGCGCTGCGTGCCCCGGCGATTCTGGGCGCGACGGCCTTCTTTGGCAGCCTTTCGCTGCTGGCCTCGCTCGTGGAAAAAGACGGAAAATGGCAGCACCGCATCGCACAGCGATGGGCGCGGGCGTGCGTGGCGGCGAGCGGAGGCCGGCTGACCGTGCTGCATGGCGAGCGGCTCAAGCCGCAGGTGGCCGTGTATGCGTGCAATCACCTCTCTTACATGGACACCCCGGTCATCTTTTCGACGCTTCCCTTCCAGTTCCGAATTGTGGCGCGGCATGATCTGTGGAAGCTGCCCTTCATCGGGTGGCACCTGGAGCGCTCGGGACAGGTGCCGGTGAATGTGGACAATCCCCGGGCCTCGATTGCGAGCCTGAGCTCGGCGGTGCGCACGCTGAAGTCGGGCATGCCGCTGTTCATCTTCCCCGAGGGTGGGCGCACGCGGGATGGACATCTGGCCCCGTTTTTGAATGGGCCTGCTTTCATGGCCATTCGCGCGCAGGTGCCGATTGTGCCGATGGCATTGATTGGAACCCATGAGCTGCTGCCGATTCATGCAGGCCAACTGCATGCGGTGCCGGTGACGCTGGTGGTGGGCGAGCCGATCGAGACTTCGGGATACTCCATGAAGCAGGTGAATGAGCTGACGGCGCGCCTGTACGCGGCCATTGCCGATCTTTATTACGGTCATACTTATCTGCCGCGCCCGGCTGTGGAAAGCCCGGTGCTGCAGGAAGCCACCGAATCTCACAATTGA
- a CDS encoding glycosyltransferase, giving the protein MKILHAIQSLSPADGGPPQAVRNLMRAYASLGVEGEVFCLDTPGTEFLNEVAAPVHALGPRRGGFGYSSTIPHWLNAHLPAYDALVLHGIWNYTNVAARRTMLKLKRPYAVFPHGALDPWFNRQYPLKKLKKQIFWPWQYPVLRDAKAVLFTSTTERDLAATSFQPSRWNALPVPYGAMEPEDNPAAQTAAWFQHAPSLVVDGRPRRYLLFLARIHEKKGCDLLLQAFAHIAASAPDLHLVIAGPDQVGLQAKLQQQAAQAGIADRVHWPGMLRGDVKWGALRHCEAFVLPSHQENFGIAVAEALACGKPVLISDQVNIWPDIEADESGLVEKDTLEGTCKLLERWLALNPSQREAMVSRALPCFRKRYSMQETARAIRDLFSTP; this is encoded by the coding sequence TTGAAGATCCTGCACGCCATACAATCGCTATCTCCCGCGGATGGCGGGCCGCCCCAGGCGGTACGCAACCTGATGCGCGCCTACGCCTCGCTGGGCGTGGAGGGCGAGGTATTCTGCCTCGACACCCCGGGGACCGAGTTTCTCAATGAGGTTGCCGCGCCAGTCCATGCCTTGGGACCGCGCAGAGGAGGCTTCGGCTATTCGAGCACCATCCCCCACTGGTTGAATGCGCATCTGCCCGCCTACGATGCGCTCGTGCTCCATGGCATCTGGAATTACACCAACGTGGCCGCGCGCCGCACCATGCTCAAACTCAAGCGCCCCTACGCCGTCTTTCCTCATGGCGCGCTCGATCCCTGGTTTAACCGGCAATATCCGCTCAAAAAGCTGAAGAAGCAGATCTTCTGGCCCTGGCAATACCCGGTGCTGCGCGATGCCAAAGCCGTCCTCTTTACCAGCACCACCGAGCGCGACCTCGCCGCCACCAGCTTTCAGCCCAGCCGATGGAACGCCCTTCCCGTTCCCTACGGCGCCATGGAGCCCGAAGACAATCCGGCTGCCCAGACAGCGGCATGGTTTCAGCACGCACCATCCCTTGTCGTGGACGGCCGCCCTCGCCGTTATCTGCTGTTTCTGGCCCGCATTCATGAGAAGAAGGGCTGCGACTTGCTGCTCCAGGCCTTCGCCCACATCGCCGCGTCCGCGCCCGATCTTCATCTGGTCATCGCCGGTCCCGATCAGGTGGGCCTGCAGGCCAAGCTGCAACAGCAGGCTGCGCAGGCTGGCATCGCAGACCGCGTCCACTGGCCCGGCATGCTGCGGGGCGACGTCAAGTGGGGCGCGCTGCGCCACTGCGAAGCCTTCGTGTTGCCGTCGCATCAGGAGAACTTCGGCATCGCTGTTGCTGAGGCCCTGGCCTGCGGCAAACCCGTCCTCATCTCAGACCAGGTGAACATCTGGCCGGACATTGAGGCAGACGAGTCTGGCCTGGTCGAAAAAGATACCCTCGAAGGCACGTGCAAGTTGCTTGAGCGTTGGCTCGCGCTCAACCCATCCCAGCGCGAAGCCATGGTCTCCCGCGCGCTCCCATGCTTCCGCAAGCGCTACTCCATGCAGGAAACAGCGCGCGCCATCCGTGATCTCTTCAGCACTCCTTAG
- a CDS encoding DUF72 domain-containing protein has product MARHSLYAGCSGWAYASWKPGFYPAKTAAKQFLAYYASQLNSVEVNYTFRQLPSAAQAENWLAATAEDFRFSFKAPQRVSHLLRLRNCGEAMAAFADSVAPFAQAGRMGLVLVQLPPNFRADAARLAGFLEDASRLNLRLALEFRHESWFETATYATLERHGAALCIAESDELVTPEVHTTAFACYRLRRSQYDEAALDELAERLHKGAASGDVYAYFKHEEAPDGPLRAMAVRKRFHEL; this is encoded by the coding sequence ATGGCGCGTCATTCGCTTTATGCCGGCTGCTCCGGATGGGCTTACGCAAGCTGGAAGCCAGGATTCTATCCTGCAAAGACCGCGGCGAAGCAGTTTCTGGCTTACTATGCCTCGCAGCTTAATTCCGTTGAGGTGAATTACACCTTTCGCCAATTGCCGAGTGCGGCTCAGGCAGAGAACTGGCTGGCTGCGACGGCGGAGGATTTTCGCTTCAGCTTCAAGGCTCCGCAGAGGGTGTCGCATCTGCTGCGGCTGCGGAACTGCGGCGAGGCGATGGCAGCATTCGCGGATTCAGTTGCGCCGTTTGCGCAGGCCGGGCGCATGGGACTGGTGCTGGTGCAATTGCCGCCCAACTTCAGAGCGGATGCCGCGCGGCTGGCGGGCTTTCTTGAGGATGCATCCCGGCTCAATCTGCGGCTTGCGCTTGAGTTTCGGCATGAGTCATGGTTTGAGACCGCCACGTATGCCACGCTGGAGCGCCACGGCGCGGCGCTTTGCATTGCGGAGAGCGACGAACTCGTGACGCCGGAGGTGCATACCACTGCATTTGCCTGCTACCGGCTGCGGCGCTCGCAGTATGACGAGGCTGCGCTCGATGAGCTTGCAGAGCGGCTGCACAAGGGGGCTGCCTCGGGCGATGTGTATGCGTATTTCAAGCATGAAGAGGCTCCCGATGGACCCTTGCGCGCGATGGCCGTGCGGAAGCGATTCCACGAACTGTAA
- a CDS encoding DUF4112 domain-containing protein, with protein MPPVTQPDVLSPLRTRSRAARWLGDEQLDLLARLLDEWFRIPGTSIRIGLDGLIGFIPGIGDVLAGLTSLLLIGAAWLRGVPYATLARMSINVGLEVLIGSIPLAGDFFIVAFKANRRNYRLMTRQLAEPRRHTWKDRCFLALAALSLALIFAAPILALAMLLRWWLR; from the coding sequence ATGCCACCTGTCACGCAGCCAGACGTTCTCTCTCCGCTACGAACGCGCTCACGCGCGGCGCGTTGGCTCGGCGACGAGCAGTTGGATCTGCTGGCGCGCCTGCTCGATGAATGGTTCCGCATTCCCGGCACCAGCATCCGCATTGGTCTCGATGGCCTGATCGGCTTCATCCCCGGCATCGGCGACGTGCTCGCCGGGCTCACCTCGCTGTTGCTTATCGGCGCGGCCTGGCTGCGCGGCGTGCCCTATGCCACACTCGCGCGCATGAGCATCAACGTCGGACTCGAAGTGCTCATCGGTTCCATCCCGCTCGCGGGAGATTTCTTCATCGTGGCCTTCAAGGCCAATCGCCGTAACTACCGTTTGATGACGCGCCAGCTTGCAGAGCCGCGGCGTCACACCTGGAAAGACCGCTGCTTTCTTGCTCTCGCAGCACTTTCGCTCGCGCTCATCTTTGCCGCGCCCATCCTCGCGCTCGCCATGCTGCTGCGCTGGTGGCTGCGTTGA
- a CDS encoding YheT family hydrolase produces MPKRSVKDSGTGVLTESEAMIAPTMSDAAVAWEPRFVPRRFLRNGHLQTLAGNFLPRKQTLPEPESLLVEVEGPVAGYGPTQVLCHCHWQPEDVRRVRLTVVLIHGLEGSSNSQYVVGNTARALAAGCNVVRMNMRSCGGADHLSPTIYHSGRSGDVARVLERIVDEHALEQVALVGYSMGGNMALKLLGEYGVAPPPQLKAVVGISPLMDLTPSSAALHEPANRIYEWHFVRALRRRLRYKSQLFPRLYPAELAGQLRTMRDFDNHAVARYGGFRDADDYYVSVASSQYAAEFRVPTLILHSLDDPFIRMLPTTRAALLANRWVSYVETQHGGHCAFLSPADRKQPQPDFAHDGYWAEHLLLRYLLEQARGS; encoded by the coding sequence ATGCCCAAGAGGAGCGTGAAAGACTCCGGCACTGGAGTGCTGACTGAGAGCGAAGCGATGATTGCACCCACCATGAGCGATGCCGCCGTCGCGTGGGAGCCGCGCTTTGTGCCGCGCCGTTTTTTGCGCAATGGACATCTGCAGACGTTGGCCGGCAACTTTCTGCCCCGCAAACAGACACTGCCTGAGCCAGAATCATTACTGGTGGAGGTAGAAGGCCCGGTCGCCGGGTATGGGCCGACGCAGGTGCTGTGCCATTGCCACTGGCAGCCTGAGGACGTGCGCCGCGTGCGGCTCACGGTGGTGCTGATTCATGGCCTCGAAGGCTCTTCGAACTCGCAGTATGTAGTGGGCAACACGGCGCGCGCGCTGGCGGCCGGCTGCAATGTCGTGCGCATGAACATGCGCAGTTGCGGCGGCGCCGATCACCTGTCGCCTACCATTTATCACTCGGGGCGATCAGGCGATGTGGCCCGCGTGCTGGAGCGCATTGTGGATGAGCACGCACTCGAACAAGTCGCTCTAGTGGGTTATTCCATGGGCGGCAATATGGCGCTGAAGCTGCTGGGCGAGTATGGCGTTGCGCCGCCGCCGCAACTGAAGGCGGTGGTGGGCATTTCGCCGCTGATGGATCTGACACCTTCCTCCGCGGCGCTGCATGAGCCGGCCAATCGCATTTATGAGTGGCACTTTGTGCGTGCATTGCGCCGCCGTCTCCGTTACAAATCGCAGCTCTTTCCACGGCTTTATCCGGCGGAGCTTGCGGGGCAACTGCGCACGATGCGCGACTTTGACAATCATGCGGTCGCACGCTACGGCGGCTTTCGCGATGCGGATGACTATTACGTTTCTGTCGCCAGCTCGCAATATGCGGCGGAGTTTCGCGTGCCGACGCTGATTTTGCATTCGCTCGATGACCCGTTCATTCGCATGCTGCCGACGACGCGCGCCGCGCTGCTGGCTAACCGGTGGGTGAGCTATGTGGAGACGCAACATGGCGGCCATTGCGCGTTTCTATCGCCGGCTGATCGCAAGCAACCGCAGCCCGACTTTGCTCACGACGGGTACTGGGCCGAGCATTTGCTGCTGCGTTATCTGCTGGAGCAAGCGCGTGGAAGCTGA
- a CDS encoding gamma-glutamyl-gamma-aminobutyrate hydrolase family protein: MTRPRIAIPEPTLNNAKYNERSWIQYANAVEAAGGEPVKIALSAAPAEIARTLASCQGVLLPGSPADVNPAKFGEAVAGAKPEDPAREAADELLLQDAFNLRKPVLGICYGFQSMNVWLGGSLVQDLPTQRPDSPVNHSPKEKPAVAHTVRLAEGSRLVGLAGQAESPVNSSHHQAVARLGDGLVLAGSCPEDGVIEAAEGRTGAYVMGLQWHPERTLETDAFSRRIFESFLEAVKAWKEVPNGAGSAQ; encoded by the coding sequence ATGACTCGTCCTCGCATTGCCATTCCTGAACCGACCCTGAACAACGCGAAATATAACGAGCGCTCGTGGATTCAGTACGCGAACGCAGTGGAAGCCGCCGGGGGCGAGCCGGTCAAGATTGCGCTGAGCGCGGCTCCGGCCGAGATTGCCCGCACGCTGGCCAGTTGCCAGGGTGTTTTGCTGCCGGGGAGCCCGGCGGATGTGAATCCCGCAAAGTTTGGGGAGGCGGTAGCCGGGGCCAAGCCTGAGGACCCGGCCCGCGAGGCAGCAGACGAGCTGCTGCTGCAGGATGCCTTTAACCTGCGCAAGCCGGTGCTGGGCATCTGCTATGGCTTTCAGTCTATGAACGTGTGGCTGGGCGGCTCGCTGGTGCAGGATCTGCCCACGCAGAGGCCGGATTCGCCGGTGAATCACTCGCCCAAAGAGAAGCCCGCCGTCGCGCACACGGTGCGGCTCGCGGAGGGATCGCGGCTGGTGGGGCTGGCGGGGCAAGCCGAGTCTCCGGTAAACAGCAGCCACCATCAGGCCGTAGCGCGGCTCGGCGATGGGCTGGTGCTGGCGGGAAGCTGCCCGGAGGATGGCGTGATTGAGGCCGCCGAGGGACGGACAGGAGCGTATGTGATGGGGCTGCAGTGGCATCCAGAGCGGACGCTTGAGACGGATGCCTTCTCGCGGCGCATCTTCGAGAGCTTTCTGGAGGCGGTGAAGGCCTGGAAAGAGGTTCCGAACGGCGCGGGGAGTGCGCAATGA
- a CDS encoding alpha/beta hydrolase: MRKLTLLLLACAGFLAMTASAPAQTVSAQGLPKPMPLYQGTPPGALGNKPQDIPELYVMLPKKPTTSAAVLVIPGGGYEFVALGHEGFQIGEWLRAQGMPAIVLDYRVAPYHYPVEIEDGMRAMRVIRAHAKEWGIDPNRIGVWGSSAGGHLASTLGTHCNKMNPNAADPIDRLSCKPDFMVLAYPVISMRKSITHMGSRNALLGKNPSPALVKKYSNELQVSPSTPPTFLFATERDPVVPIHNSIDFYNAMIRNGVPGELHIFDYSNHGCGLCGSIIPLRAWPGLLRQWFIDRSLLPPNAPPPPPPAPNLPDWMPGFQGPGMTVPKW, encoded by the coding sequence ATGCGAAAACTTACTCTTCTGCTTCTGGCCTGCGCGGGCTTTCTGGCGATGACCGCCTCCGCGCCCGCACAAACCGTTTCAGCCCAGGGCCTGCCCAAGCCCATGCCGCTCTACCAGGGCACGCCGCCCGGCGCGCTGGGCAACAAGCCGCAGGATATTCCTGAGCTGTATGTCATGCTGCCCAAGAAGCCGACTACGAGCGCGGCGGTGCTGGTGATTCCGGGTGGCGGGTATGAGTTTGTGGCGCTCGGCCATGAGGGATTTCAGATTGGCGAGTGGCTGCGCGCGCAGGGCATGCCGGCGATTGTGCTCGACTATCGCGTGGCGCCGTACCACTATCCGGTGGAGATTGAAGACGGCATGCGGGCGATGCGCGTGATTCGCGCGCATGCGAAGGAGTGGGGCATCGACCCGAACCGCATTGGCGTGTGGGGCTCTTCGGCTGGCGGCCACCTGGCCTCGACGCTGGGCACGCACTGCAACAAGATGAATCCTAATGCTGCTGACCCGATTGATCGCCTGAGCTGCAAGCCTGACTTTATGGTGCTTGCTTATCCGGTGATCTCCATGCGGAAGTCGATCACGCACATGGGCTCGCGCAATGCGTTGCTGGGGAAGAATCCCTCGCCGGCGCTGGTGAAGAAGTACTCGAACGAGTTGCAGGTTTCGCCGAGCACGCCGCCTACTTTCCTCTTTGCGACGGAGCGGGACCCGGTGGTGCCGATTCACAATTCCATCGACTTTTACAATGCGATGATTCGCAACGGTGTGCCGGGTGAGCTGCACATCTTCGACTACAGCAATCACGGCTGCGGGCTTTGCGGCTCGATTATCCCCTTGCGCGCATGGCCGGGCCTGCTGCGGCAGTGGTTCATTGACCGCAGCCTGCTGCCGCCGAATGCGCCGCCGCCGCCGCCGCCGGCTCCAAACTTGCCGGACTGGATGCCGGGCTTCCAGGGTCCGGGCATGACTGTCCCCAAGTGGTAG
- the rsmG gene encoding 16S rRNA (guanine(527)-N(7))-methyltransferase RsmG, with protein sequence MSGEVSALHAERIGNLLEGCGTPVSGAEAERLGAFLALLLKWNARTNLTAIREPEQMVRRHFADSVFCARNLPEGTKTLLDFGSGGGFPGIPVALLRPEVSVTLAESQGRKASFLREAVRSLGLRAEVWAERVEEMPVGRCFDCVTLRAVDRMLDACRAAAERVAAEGTMMVFTTERLREEAKGVLPGWSWPSVLRLPHAEQGLLLVGSRMMFHVEHES encoded by the coding sequence ATGAGCGGCGAAGTCTCTGCACTGCATGCCGAAAGAATCGGGAATCTGCTGGAAGGTTGCGGGACGCCGGTTTCCGGGGCGGAAGCGGAGCGGTTGGGGGCTTTTCTGGCGCTTTTGCTGAAGTGGAATGCGCGGACCAACCTTACGGCGATTCGGGAGCCGGAGCAGATGGTGCGGCGGCACTTTGCGGACAGCGTTTTTTGCGCGCGGAATCTTCCGGAAGGGACGAAGACGCTGTTGGATTTTGGCTCTGGAGGGGGATTTCCGGGGATTCCGGTGGCGCTGCTGCGGCCGGAGGTTTCGGTGACGCTGGCGGAGTCACAGGGGCGCAAGGCTTCGTTTTTGCGGGAAGCGGTGCGGAGTCTGGGGCTACGGGCCGAGGTATGGGCGGAGCGAGTGGAAGAGATGCCTGTGGGACGGTGCTTTGACTGCGTGACGCTGCGGGCGGTGGACCGGATGCTGGATGCGTGCCGGGCGGCGGCAGAGCGGGTGGCTGCCGAGGGCACGATGATGGTGTTTACGACGGAGCGCCTGCGCGAGGAGGCAAAGGGGGTGCTTCCGGGGTGGAGCTGGCCTTCCGTGCTTCGATTGCCGCATGCAGAGCAGGGGTTGTTGCTGGTGGGGAGCAGGATGATGTTCCACGTGGAACACGAAAGCTAG